A window of Flammeovirga kamogawensis genomic DNA:
GATCCAAAAAAAGACAGGATAGTTGTTGGTGCTCATTATGATGCTTTTGGCGAACAACACGGTGCTGACGATAATGCAAGCGGAATTGCAGGCGTTTTAGAAATTGCTCGACTGTTAAATGTATTGCAACCAAAATTAAACTACTGCATTGAACTTGTTGCCTATGCTAATGAGGAACGTCCTTTTTTCACTACAAAAGACATGGGAAGTTATGTACATGCAAAAACAAATATTGATAATAATGTACATACAGTTTTAATGGTTTGTTTAGAGATGATTGGATATTTTGACGAAAAGGAAGGCACTCAAGATTACCCTATCAAGGCGTTAAACAATTTATATCCAAAATCTGCAGATTTTATTGCTTTGGTGGGCAACCTTAAAAACCACTCTGCTGTAATGAAATTTAAAACTGATATGAAAAAATCAGCAAATATAGGTACATACTCAATAAATGCACCTTCTAGTATTAAAGGACTCGCTAATTCCGACCACAGAAACTATTGGCAGTTTGGACAGAATGCTATTATGGTCACTGATACATCATATTTTAGAAACCCTAATTACCACCAACTTTCTGATTCCCCAGAAAGTTTAGATTACAAAAAAACTGAAGAAGTAATTAGGGGTACTTATTATGCAATCACACAATATTAATTAACAATTAAAATGTCTTACTTAATAAAATACAAAAGTGACTTTCAAGTCATAGAGTTCAATGAATCTACTAATACTGTAAAATCATCTTGGAATACTCCTATTAATCTATCTGAAAAATTGTACAGAGAAGAATTAAATCAATATTTTAAAATGATAGAAGAATATTCTCCAAGTTTAATTCTTGTTGATGCAATAAAAGCATACTACAACATACATCCAGACACTCAGGAATGGATTAATCAACGTAATATAGAAATTCATCAAAAGATTAATTTAAGAAGAATGGCATGGGTTGTATCTTCCGATTTATTTTCTCAAGTCTCTTTTGAGCAAGCACTAGATGATGTCAACTCTAACAACATCTTTA
This region includes:
- a CDS encoding M28 family peptidase, whose amino-acid sequence is MIVYLLTILLFILFLIVGTAIYSVYLPVSANFDTKIAASVPASAQELEKHVRALCSTTGFRNYTNKVAQAEAVDYIQQSFESFGYQTHIQEFLASGEPYKNIIAFYGDPKKDRIVVGAHYDAFGEQHGADDNASGIAGVLEIARLLNVLQPKLNYCIELVAYANEERPFFTTKDMGSYVHAKTNIDNNVHTVLMVCLEMIGYFDEKEGTQDYPIKALNNLYPKSADFIALVGNLKNHSAVMKFKTDMKKSANIGTYSINAPSSIKGLANSDHRNYWQFGQNAIMVTDTSYFRNPNYHQLSDSPESLDYKKTEEVIRGTYYAITQY
- a CDS encoding STAS/SEC14 domain-containing protein; the encoded protein is MSYLIKYKSDFQVIEFNESTNTVKSSWNTPINLSEKLYREELNQYFKMIEEYSPSLILVDAIKAYYNIHPDTQEWINQRNIEIHQKINLRRMAWVVSSDLFSQVSFEQALDDVNSNNIFKLQYFDNVEEAENWLNKNLD